A window from Candidatus Gracilibacteria bacterium encodes these proteins:
- a CDS encoding phosphoribosylaminoimidazolesuccinocarboxamide synthase: MDRATIASQIPLVLKGTNFTNLGTYYEGKVRDNYTQGNRRILITTDRLSAFDRIIALIPFKGEVLNAMTQFWFENTKDICPNYIESYPDPNVIVGKECKPIMLEMIVRGYITGSTTTSAWYNYEKGVRNFCGNTLPDGLKKNQRLPEPILTPTTKAAHGEHDANLSGIEAVERGLVTMEEWQQLSHYALGLYMRGVEIAARQGVILVDTKYEFGRDPDGKIVVIDEIHTPDSSRFWIAETYEAKMAAGQEPDNINKEFLRLWLANQDYRGEGEVPKIPEDVIVETAEKYIQAYEMITGQAFVGHPGEPLSRIEANLKNYSIGLSPSSSVPALTSIMPKLLQRSGAIME; this comes from the coding sequence ATGGACCGAGCCACCATTGCCTCTCAGATCCCGCTCGTTCTGAAAGGCACGAATTTCACGAACCTTGGAACTTATTACGAAGGAAAAGTTCGTGACAATTACACGCAAGGCAATCGTCGAATTCTCATCACCACCGACCGGCTTTCGGCTTTCGATCGCATCATTGCGCTCATCCCATTCAAAGGAGAAGTGCTCAACGCCATGACACAGTTTTGGTTTGAAAACACCAAAGACATTTGCCCAAACTATATTGAATCCTACCCCGACCCCAATGTGATTGTGGGGAAGGAGTGCAAGCCCATCATGCTCGAGATGATTGTGCGCGGGTACATCACCGGTTCCACCACCACCTCCGCTTGGTACAATTACGAAAAAGGCGTCCGTAATTTTTGTGGAAATACACTGCCGGACGGACTCAAGAAAAATCAACGACTGCCGGAACCCATCCTCACGCCCACCACCAAAGCGGCGCACGGGGAGCACGATGCGAACCTCAGTGGAATTGAAGCAGTGGAACGGGGACTCGTGACCATGGAAGAATGGCAACAACTCTCTCACTATGCTTTGGGCCTCTACATGCGTGGGGTGGAAATTGCGGCACGCCAAGGAGTGATCCTGGTGGACACCAAATACGAATTTGGCCGCGATCCGGATGGAAAAATCGTGGTGATTGATGAAATCCACACGCCGGACTCTTCCCGTTTCTGGATCGCCGAAACCTACGAAGCAAAAATGGCGGCGGGGCAGGAGCCGGACAACATCAACAAAGAATTCTTGCGCCTCTGGCTCGCGAATCAAGATTATCGTGGGGAAGGAGAAGTGCCAAAGATTCCGGAAGATGTTATTGTGGAAACGGCTGAAAAATACATTCAGGCGTATGAAATGATCACCGGGCAAGCCTTTGTGGGCCATCCGGGAGAACCGCTCTCACGCATTGAAGCTAACCTTAAAAACTACAGCATATGATTGTCCCCTTCATCCTCGGTTCCAGCGTTGACCTCGATCATGCCAAAGTTATTGCAAAGGTCTTGAGCGATTATGGAGTAA
- a CDS encoding MGMT family protein has translation MDFREQVFAVVQKIPKGEVRSYKEVAALAGHPGAARAVGTLLKQNYDPKIPCHRVIRSDGALGEYNRGAALKKQLLTEEGALKG, from the coding sequence ATGGATTTTAGGGAACAAGTTTTTGCCGTGGTACAAAAGATCCCCAAAGGAGAGGTGCGAAGCTACAAAGAAGTGGCTGCCCTGGCCGGACATCCCGGTGCCGCTCGTGCAGTCGGCACACTCCTTAAGCAAAACTACGACCCCAAAATCCCGTGCCACCGCGTCATTCGCAGCGACGGAGCCTTGGGCGAATACAACCGTGGCGCCGCCCTCAAAAAACAACTCTTAACGGAGGAAGGAGCTCTTAAAGGATAG